Proteins encoded by one window of Salarias fasciatus chromosome 1, fSalaFa1.1, whole genome shotgun sequence:
- the trpm5 gene encoding transient receptor potential cation channel subfamily M member 5 yields MPERQDDTPLGVMHPPTRCLRCGDVLEWSEEHSVLLGCSCCSTVDETLENAARGLSSKMKREKSHWAAGRIGDIDFLSPTKTRGKFIRVRSNTDPVLIYQMLTEEWGLSPPHLVVALVGGDELAQMKPWLRDTLRKGLVKAAQSTGAWILTNGLRFGITKHLGQAVRDHSLASTSSKVRVVAIGIAPWNMIHNREALLTAKVDEPAVYKAQDLPHGAVYSLDSHHSHFVLVEEDPNRPGATSEMRVKLLKHISLQRTAYGGTGSFEIPVLCLLVHGEPRILKRMHKGIGNSTPWLILAGSGGVADILVTLMNRGCWDPDSVRELLLDTFPNAHHSSDVSNWVKLIQKVLDHGHLLTVHDPEQESSELDTVILKALVKACKSQSQEAQDFLDELKLAVAWNRVDIAKSDIFNGDVEWKACDLEEVMMDALINDKPDFVRLFVDNGVNLGEFLTYGRLQELYWSVSEKSLLHNLLLKKYEEKQVLLGAARTPGPPGHHPSETGKPRFTLYEVAKVLKDFLHDSCKGFYQKIPTEKPAKGRLFHNQKNLAELEERSEHPWRDLFLWAVLQNRQQMANYFWAMGPEAVAAALAGCKILKEMARLESEAESARSMKEAKYEQFALDVFGECYSNSEDRAYALLVRRTHCWSKSTVLNLATEADAKSFFAHDGVQALLTKIWWGAMTTDTAISKLVVSFFCPPLIWTNLIKFSDEELDSRSGSEQFGELDSLDTEKALLLTDDDDPLDSSPGGPADQSCASVWWRFLLRRWRRFWSAPVTVFLGNVIMYFAFLCLFTYVLLLDFRPPPPRGPGAPEIMLYFWVFTLVLEELRQSFFTDEEISILKKFKLYVEDNWNKCDMVAISLFVVGVSCRMVNHTYEAGRTVLAIDFMVFTLRLIHIFAIHKQLGPKIIIVERMMKDVFFFLFFLSVWLIAYGVATQALLHPNDPRIDWVFRRALYRPYLHIFGQIPLEEIDAARMPESNCTNDSEEIIMGLRPPCANVYANWLVILLLVIYLLVTNVLLLNLLIAMFSYTFQVVQGNTDIFWKFQRYNLIVEYHSRPALAPPFIIISHLSQLLLSMVKRPESKQEHLERELPAGLDQRLITWETVQKENYLANVERRHWESSEERLKSTSSKVQSLLKIVGGVKDQEKRLAIMESQVRYCGEVLSWMAECFAQSTLNCGKEAPRAPMSVTSYKADGPQSQPEKEVEEKEGGARSGHQGHGASKKLPYIDE; encoded by the exons ATGCCGGAACGGCAAGACGACACGCCTCTG GGGGTGATGCATCCGCCGACACGGTGCCTGCGGTGTGGTGATGTCCTGGAGTGGTCAGAGgaacacag TGTCCTACTTGGCTGCTCGTGCTGCTCGACGGTGGATGAGACTCTGGAGAACGCCGCCCGAGGCCTGTCGAGCaaaatgaagagagagaagagtcaCTGGGCGGCTGGAAGAATCGGTGATATTGACTTCCTCAGTCCGACTAAGACGAGAGGAAAG ttCATAAGGGTGCGTAGCAACACAGACCCAGTGCTGATCTACCAGATGCTGACAGAGGAGTGGGGCCTTTCTCCTCCACACCTGGTCGTCGCTCTGGTGGGAGGAGATGAGCTGGCGCAGATGAAGCCCTGGCTCAGGGACACACTTCGAAAAGGGCTGGTGAAGGCTGCACAGAGCACAG gGGCATGGATTCTGACTAATGGGCTTCGCTTTGGCATCACGAAGCACTTGGGCCAGGCGGTGCGAGATCACTCCCTGGCCAGCACCTCCTCTAAAGTTCGTGTAGTGGCTATTGGCATCGCCCCCTGGAATATGATCCACAACCGAGAGGCCCTGCTCACTGCCAAG gtGGATGAGCCTGCTGTATACAAGGCACAAGACCTGCCTCATGGTGCAGTGTATTCCCTGGACAGCCATCACTCCCACTTTGTTCTGGTGGAGGAGGATCCCAACAGACCCGGAGCAACCAGTGAAATGAGGGTGAAGCTGCTCAAGCACATATCTCTGCAGCGCACTGCTTATGGAG GCACAGGAAGCTTCGAGATCCCTGTTCTGTGCCTCCTGGTCCACGGGGAACCCCGAATCCTGAAG AGGATGCATAAAGGTATTGGCAATTCGACACCATGGCTGATCCTCGCCGGCTCCGGAGGAGTGGCTGACATCCTCGTCACGCTGATGAATAGGGGCTGCTGGGATCCGGACAGTGTTcgcgagctgctgctggacacctttCCCAATGCCCACCACAGCAGCGACGTCAGTAACTGGGTCAAGCTG ATCCAGAAGGTGCTTGATCACGGACATCTTCTTACCGTCCACGACCCTGAACAAGAAAGCTCTGAGCTGGACACAGTGATCCTCAAAGCTCTCGTCAAGG CTTGTAAGAGCCAAAGCCAGGAAGCTCAGGACTTCCTGGATGAGCTGAAGCTGGCCGTGGCCTGGAACCGAGTGGACATTGCCAAGAGCGACATCTTCAATGGCGACGTGGAGTGGAAG GCATGTGACCTTGAGGAGGTGATGATGGACGCTCTGATCAACGACAAGCCGGACTTCGTACGTCTCTTCGTGGACAACGGCGTGAACCTGGGGGAGTTCCTGACCTACGGCCGCCTGCAGGAGCTCTACTGGTCGGTTTCAGAGAAGAGTCTCCTTCACAACCTGCTTCTCAAAAAGTATGAGGAGAAGCAGGTACTGCTGGGAGCCGCCAGGACTCCCGGGCCACCCGGGCATCACCCttctgaaacaggaaaacctCGATTCACTCTGTATGAGGTCGCCAAAGTGCTGAAAGACTTTCTCCATGACTCCTGTAAAGGCTTCTACCAAAAGATTCCCACA GAGAAGCCGGCAAAAGGTCGACTGTTCCACAACCAGAAGAACCTGGCAGAGTTAGAGGAGCGCAGCGAACATCCTTGGAGGGATCTTTTCCTCTGGGCCGTTCTTCAGAACCGACAGCAGATGGCCAATTACTTTTGGGCAATG GGCCCTGAGGCGGTTGCGGCGGCGCTGGCGGGTTGTAAGATTCTCAAAGAGATGGCGCGACTGGAATCCGAGGCTGAGTCCGCGCGCAGTATGAAGGAAGCCAAGTATGAGCAGTTTGCCCTTG ACGTCTTCGGAGAGTGCTACTCCAACAGTGAAGACAGGGCGTACGCTCTGTTAGTGAGGAGAACCCACTGCTGGAGCAAATCTACCGTCCTCAACCTGGCAACTGAGGCAGATGCCAAATCCTTCTTTGCCCATGATGGAGTTCAG GCTCTCCTCACTAAGATTTGGTGGGGTGCCATGACTACTGACACAGCCATCTCCAAGCTGGTGGTGTCGTTCTTCTGTCCGCCTCTCATCTGGACCAACCTCATTAAGTTCAG TGATGAAGAACTTGACAGCCGCAGTGGTAGCGAGCAGTTTGGAGAGCTGGACAGTCTGGATACAGAGAAAGCCCTGCTGTTAACTGATGACGACGACCCCCT ggaCTCTTCACCTGGAGGTCCAGCAGATCAGAGCTGTGCCTCTGTCTGGTGGCGCTTCCTGTTGCGCCGCTGGCGTCGCTTCTGGAGCGCCCCCGTCACTGTGTTCCTCGGCAACGTCATCATGTACTTCGccttcctctgcctcttcaCGTACGTGCTGCTGCTCGACTTTCGGCCTCCCCCGCCTCGTGGCCCCGGAGCCCCAGAGATAATGCTCTACTTCTGGGTCTTCACCTTGGTACTGGAGGAACTTCGACAG AGCTTCTTCACTGATGAGGAGATAAGCATTTTGAAGAAGTTCAAACTCTACGTGGAGGACAACTGGAACAAGTGCGATATGGTGGCCATCTCACTCTTTGTCGTGGGAGTTTCATGCAG GATGGTGAACCACACCTATGAGGCGGGGAGAACCGTTCTGGCCATAGACTTCATGGTATTCACTCTGAGGCTCATCCATATCTTCGCCATCCACAAGCAGCTGGGCCCCAAGATCATCATTGTGGAAAGAATG ATGAAggatgttttcttcttcctcttcttcctgagCGTGTGGCTCATTGCGTACGGAGTCGCCACGCAGGCTCTTCTCCACCCCAATGACCCGAGGATTGACTGGGTGTTTCGCAGAGCTCTGTACCGCCCCTACCTGCACATCTTTGGACAGATTCCCTTGGAGGAAATAGACG CTGCCCGCATGCCTGAGAGTAACTGCACCAATGACTCCGAGGAGATCATCATGGGCTTACGGCCTCCGTGCGCCAACGTCTACGCCAACTGGCTGGTCATCCTCCTGCTGGTGATCTACCTGCTTGTCACCAATGTCCTGCTGCTCAACCTCCTCATTGCCATGTTCAG CTACACTTTCCAGGTGGTGCAGGGTAACACAGACATCTTCTGGAAGTTCCAGAGATATAACCTGATTGTGGAGTACCACAGCCGCCCGGCTCTGGCCCCGCCCTTCATCATTATAAGTCacctctctcagctcctcctcagtaTGGTCAAACGGCCTGAATCCAAGCAGGAGCATCTGG AGAGGGAGCTGCCggcaggactggaccagaggcTGATCACATGGGAGACGGTGCAGAAAGAAAACTACCTGGCGAATGTGGAGCGACGCCACTGGGAGAGCAGTGAGGAGAGGCTCAAGAGTACTTCATCAAA GGTTCAGAGCTTGCTAAAAATCGTTGGCGGCGTCAAGGACCAAGAGAAACGACTGGCCATCATGGAATCTCAG gTTCGATACTGTGGTGAGGTGCTGTCCTGGATGGCAGAGTGCTTCGCTCAAAGCACACTCAATTGTGGGAAGGAAGCTCCAAGAGCTCCAA TGTCTGTGACGAGCTACAAGGCGGACGGACCTCAGAGCCAACCAGAGAAAGAGGTcgaagagaaagagggaggagccAGGTCAGGTCACCAAGGACACGGAGCCAGCAAAAAGCTCCCCTACATCGATGAATGA